A region from the Kiritimatiellia bacterium genome encodes:
- a CDS encoding sugar phosphate isomerase/epimerase — MARPVTLFTGQWADLTLETMCQKARDFGYDGLELACWGDHFEVAKANAAYCKAKRELLDKYGLKVFAISSHLVGQAVCDCIDERHKSILPDYVWGDGDPEGVRKRAAKEMIATAKAAAALGVKVVNGFTGSSIWHLLYAFPPTPQSMIDAGYADFGKRWKPILDAFEKAGVKFALEVHPTEIAFDIVSAERAIEAVGGHPAFGFNFDPSHLAYQGVDYVEFIRRFRDRIFHVHMKDVGVAKTPRLSGVFGGHLPFGDPRRYWDFRSLGRGSVDFEAIIRALNEIKYEGPLSVEWEDSGMDREHGAREACEFVKRLDFKPSAVAFDAAFER, encoded by the coding sequence AGTGGGCCGACCTTACGTTGGAAACGATGTGTCAGAAGGCGCGCGACTTCGGGTACGACGGTCTGGAGCTGGCATGCTGGGGCGACCACTTCGAGGTCGCGAAGGCGAACGCGGCCTATTGCAAAGCGAAGCGCGAACTGCTGGACAAGTACGGGCTGAAGGTCTTTGCAATCTCGTCGCACCTGGTCGGGCAGGCGGTGTGTGACTGCATTGACGAGCGCCACAAGAGCATCCTGCCCGACTACGTGTGGGGCGACGGAGATCCGGAGGGCGTGCGCAAGCGCGCGGCGAAGGAGATGATCGCGACCGCGAAGGCCGCCGCGGCGCTCGGAGTGAAGGTGGTGAACGGGTTCACCGGCTCTTCGATTTGGCATCTGCTCTACGCCTTTCCGCCGACGCCGCAGTCGATGATCGATGCCGGCTATGCGGACTTCGGGAAACGGTGGAAGCCGATCCTCGATGCCTTCGAAAAGGCGGGGGTGAAATTTGCTCTCGAGGTGCATCCGACGGAGATCGCGTTCGACATCGTGAGCGCGGAGCGTGCGATCGAGGCGGTCGGCGGTCATCCCGCGTTCGGCTTCAACTTCGATCCCAGCCATCTCGCGTATCAGGGTGTGGACTACGTCGAGTTCATCCGCCGGTTTCGGGACCGCATCTTCCACGTTCACATGAAGGACGTCGGTGTTGCGAAGACGCCGCGGCTGTCCGGCGTGTTTGGCGGTCACCTGCCGTTCGGCGACCCGCGACGTTACTGGGACTTCCGCAGCCTGGGCCGTGGCAGTGTGGACTTCGAAGCGATCATCCGCGCGCTGAACGAGATCAAGTATGAGGGGCCGCTCTCGGTCGAGTGGGAGGATTCGGGTATGGACCGTGAGCACGGTGCGCGCGAGGCGTGCGAGTTCGTGAAGCGGCTCGACTTTAAGCCCTCCGCGGTCGCGTTTGACGCCGCGTTCGAGCGCTGA